From the Argopecten irradians isolate NY chromosome 13, Ai_NY, whole genome shotgun sequence genome, one window contains:
- the LOC138306603 gene encoding uncharacterized protein has protein sequence MSTPAKFFCRTTSMLFCEVCKETVHDLAHEDCDIVSITDENYEVLQNKPVHTCSTHNEKMDWYCEDHKFIGCSACIITEHRQCATVKTATEYLEKQQQSLHLDDVENALGQAFNNMILMKKSFDDKDDAMQQCQENDLKSISSLRQKIISYLDQKQDELSQELISKYKAEKAKVDISRQKCSRLLVFCGDHAM, from the coding sequence ATGTCGACTCCAGCAAAGTTCTTTTGCAGAACAACTAGCATGCTGTTTTGTGAGGTTTGTAAAGAAACCGTCCATGATCTCGCCCATGAAgattgtgatattgtttctaTCACAGATGAAAATTATGAAGTGTTACAAAACAAACCTGTTCATACATGTTCAACACACAACGAGAAGATGGACTGGTACTGCGAAGATCATAAATTTATCGGATGCAGTGCATGTATCATCACAGAACACCGACAGTGTGCCACGGTAAAGACTGCTACAGAGTATTTGGAAAAGCAGCAGCAAAGTTTGCATTTAGACGACGTAGAAAATGCTCTGGGACAGGCTTTCAATAATATGATACTAATGAAGAAATCGTTTGACGATAAGGATGACGCCATGCAACAATGTCAAGAAAACGATTTAAAGAGTATTTCCTCTCTTCGGCAAAAAATTATCTCTTATCTCGACCAAAAGCAAGACGAGTTATCGCAGGAACTGATATCAAAGTATAAAGCCGAGAAAGCTAAGGTTGATATCTCCAGACAAAAGTGTAGTAGATTGCTTGTTTTCTGTGGGGACCATgccatgtaa
- the LOC138305441 gene encoding angiopoietin-related protein 7-like translates to MTLDAPTKPADCGQIDALCYSGVYRITPSTDVTFDVYCDMDTPDGPWTVIQNRQSGEVDFYRSWADYKNGFGDLYGNFWLGNDAIHDLSTSSSVLRIDLNSWLGDARYAEYTTFSVENEADDYRLTVSGFSGTVFHDAMAIHSGMRFSTFDDDNDVWGGGSCAVLRRAGWWYRDCYHTNLNGGLYINGTDTASPLWRYFYEDIEWVNMRKTRMLVKRPQQ, encoded by the exons CGCCCACCAAACCAGCGGATTGTGGACAGATCGATGCTCTCTGTTACTCAGGTGTCTACAGAATCACGCCGTCAACTGACGTCActtttgatgtttactgtgacatggaCACTCCTGATGGGCCCTGGACG gTAATACAGAACAGGCAGAGCGGTGAAGTGGACTTCTACAGGTCCTGGGCCGACTACAAAAATGGTTTCGGGGACCTTTACGGTAACTTCTGGTTAG GAAATGACGCTATCCATGACCTTTCGACCTCTTCTTCTGTCCTGCGCATTGACTTAAATTCTTGGCTAGGCGATGCGAGGTATGCCGAATATACTACTTTCAGTGTTGAGAACGAGGCAGATGACTACAGACTTACCGTGTCCGGATTTTCTGGGACCGTTTTTC ATGACGCCATGGCCATCCATAGCGGGATGAGGTTCTCCACCTTTGATGATGACAATGACGTGTGGGGCGGTGGTAGCTGTGCGGTGTTACGTAGAGCGGGATGGTGGTACAGGGACTGCTATCATACAAATCTGAATGGTGGATTGTATATAAACGGGACAGACACAGCATCTCCACTCTGGAGATATTTCTATGAGGACATTGAATGGGTCAACATGAGGAAGACGCGGATGCTTGTCAAAAGGCCTCAACAGTAA